Proteins encoded together in one Ipomoea triloba cultivar NCNSP0323 chromosome 4, ASM357664v1 window:
- the LOC116015644 gene encoding pentatricopeptide repeat-containing protein At5g08305-like has protein sequence MHRTHLTNPVSLTQAFITLLQKCKSISDLRQIHAMLTVFGLSQESPFASRILSLAAMSDPSNDYAHRLFLQRPNPTVRDYNALIRGHSHSKNPNKSVFLFVEMLRNGVLPDHLTYPFLIKALAHLSKPRVGGSVHGRAVRDGFVEDRFVLNSLIHLYGSCGDILSARKVFDEIPLKNSVSWNSMLDGYAKSGDVVSMREVFERMPERDVVSWSSLIDGYVKDGEYAEALAVFERMKQAGPRANEVTMVSVLCACAHLGALEQGRMMHRYVVENKLPMTLVLRTSIVDMYAKSGAIEDALLVFRSASMRNTDVLIWNSIIGGLAAHGLVWESLKMYKEMQSLKIQPDEITYLCLLSACAHGGLVKKAWCFFDSLGKNGTKLKNEHYACMIDVLARAGQLTEAYQLMSRMPMEPSASMLGALLSGCLNHRKLDLAEIVGKKLIELDPCHDGRYVGLSNVYALKKCWYEAKAVREAMETRGVKKFPGFSFVETLGALHRFIAHDKTHPKSEEIYIMLHLALWNMKSVTDFEVQEYEY, from the coding sequence ATGCACCGCACACACCTCACAAATCCAGTCTCTCTAACCCAAGCATTTATCACCCTACTACAGAAATGCAAATCAATCTCAGACCTCAGGCAAATCCACGCAATGCTCACTGTGTTTGGCCTCTCCCAAGAAAGCCCATTCGCTTCAAGAATCCTCTCGCTAGCAGCAATGTCCGATCCTTCAAACGATTATGCCCATCGCTTATTCCTTCAACGCCCTAACCCAACTGTCAGGGACTACAATGCTCTCATTAGAGGCCATTCCCACAGCAAGAACCCAAACAAGTCtgtatttttatttgttgaaaTGCTGCGGAACGGTGTCCTCCCCGACCACCTCACGTACCCTTTTCTTATCAAGGCTTTGGCCCACCTTTCGAAGCCAAGAGTTGGCGGGAGTGTTCATGGGCGTGCGGTGAGAGATGGGTTTGTTGAGGATAGGTTTGTTTTGAATTCTTTGATTCATTTGTATGGCTCTTGCGGTGATATTTTGTCTGCAAggaaggtgttcgatgaaattccCCTGAAGAACTCGGTGTCGTGGAACTCGATGTTGGATGGGTATGCGAAATCTGGGGACGTTGTTTCGATGAGGGAGGTGTTTGAAAGGATGCCTGAGAGAGACGTGGTGTCATGGAGCTCACTGATTGATGGGTACGTCAAGGATGGGGAGTATGCGGAGGCTTTGGCTGTTTTTGAAAGAATGAAGCAAGCTGGGCCAAGGGCTAATGAGGTGACCATGGTGAGTGTTTTGTGTGCTTGTGCTCACTTGGGAGCTCTAGAGCAGGGGAGGATGATGCATAGGTATGTGGTTGAGAATAAGTTGCCCATGACTCTAGTTTTGAGGACATCAATCGTAGACATGTATGCCAAGAGTGGTGCAATAGAGGATGCATTGTTGGTTTTTCGCAGCGCTTCAATGAGAAATACTGATGTGCTGATTTGGAATTCTATAATTGGAGGGCTAGCAGCCCATGGTCTTGTTTGGGAGTCATTGAAAATGTACAAGGAGATGCAGAGTTTAAAGATTCAACCAGATGAAATCACATACTTGTGCTTGTTGAGTGCTTGTGCACATGGAGGTTTAGTGAAGAAAGCTTGGTGTTTCTTCGATTCTTTGGGCAAAAATGGCACGAAACTGAAGAACGAACATTATGCTTGCATGATTGATGTTTTAGCCCGCGCTGGCCAGTTAACAGAAGCTTACCAGTTAATGTCTAGAATGCCTATGGAACCATCTGCTTCCATGTTAGGTGCATTACTTAGTGGCTGTCTGAATCACAGAAAACTAGACCTTGCAGAAATAGTGGGAAAGAAGTTGATTGAATTGGACCCTTGTCACGATGGTCGTTACGTTGGCCTATCAAATGTGTATGCACTAAAGAAATGCTGGTACGAAGCAAAAGCGGTGAGAGAAGCCATGGAAACAAGAGGGGTCAAGAAGTTTCCTGGTTTTAGTTTCGTGGAGACTCTTGGAGCCCTTCACAGATTCATAGCTCATGACAAAACACACCCCAAGTCAGAAGAAATCTATATAATGTTACA